The Larimichthys crocea isolate SSNF chromosome XII, L_crocea_2.0, whole genome shotgun sequence region GGTTACATTTGAGCCAGTTGAAGTTTAAATTGTTAGTTTTCTAAGCGCGGTTCTGCCCGCTCGCTGAATCCGCGTTCGGGGTGCCACATTGCGGCTTTGCACGCTGTGGAAGCCTCCGTGGATTGTCTCGGcgcttttcttttgtttgtttttgcaacaGTGTGAGCTGACAGAGATTAAAACATGCACGCAGGTTCCTCTCATCTGTATTCTGGATGTTTAGCCGGTCACAGTCCTCAGGCCCGGCGGGGCAGAAGTAATTTCCTTTGTCCTGTATTCAGAGCGGATAACGTTATaatagtgacacacacacacacacacacacacacacacacacacacaggctgccaCCTTGCATGGGCGTCTCAGGCATTTTGTGCATTTCTTCCATCCACAGAAGGCCATTTGTTGTGAAGCCCATGAGGCTGAATAATGCACTGTGTATTCTACATCTTGCAGGGCTGCATTCAAATATGAAGGCTCCAGGATTGTGCCTGCAGGACAAGGGGCCGACTATGAGGACTTCAAGAGCATGTGCACAGGTAAGAGCAGGTCTGGTTTTAAATGTGGGAAGGCTGAAGACTCATCTCCACCCTTTGCTCCGGACTTGTCTGGATCTTGTGGCATGTGTGCGGTTGAACAGTCTTTAACGGCACACAGCTTGACATGGCAGGACGCTAATCTTTTAAGACTCTGTGCTCTGTCACCCATTGGCCTTGAGCCCTGTAACTACGCTGTCAAAGCACTTAACACTGTATACATTGCACTGCGTAATCTGTCCTACGACATCCCCGCTTTCACAAGGTTGAAGCGTTTTAAGGTCGGAGACGCTGAAGTGATTTCAAACTTCAGGCCCCTGCAGCTTCATTCTTCAGCCGTCACTTTTGTCTGGGTGCGGAAACACAGTCCTGCCAAAGCATCTGCATACGAAGAACACCTGGttctaaacatgtttgtgtgttttaatgaggGATCAGGTCTGCTGTGTATTCACTGCACAGCTCAGCGATTATGTGTCTCTGTTTGCAtgtagaggagaaaagaagTCGGGTCTTTGACATGATGATTGCCGGCGAGCAGAGAAAACGACTGGGTGCTGGCTCCGTCTGATGCAAGTTCCCCTTTTTCACTTGCGTCCTCTTGAGTAAAGCGTCTGCTCAGATGTTGGGTGTGGCACTTTTTCTTGTTGTCTTTAAAGCTTGCTGCCTCAgggctctgttttttttctccctctacTGATATTTCAGAGCTCACATTCCTCCGTTGCAACAACTCATTTATCACCGTGCTGTATGATCGTCCAGGCTGGTGCATTTgccatcacttcctgttcagagatgacacacacacttgctagacatctttctctctgcaggctTGTTTTCCTTATTTAGTAGTGAAGTTGTAAAAACCTGAGTGTAGGAGGAGCTGATGCAGactgtgtgaagtgaagcttgAGGAGGAGGGCTTCTTTTTGAATGGTGATCTGGCTTcaggaagtaaaaaaataaaaaataagtgaGCTCCGGTTTTCATGATACTGCAAGAAGAGGAAGAATTTCCACTAACTAATCATTACACTTCATCTCATTTCACTTTTAAGTCAGATTTCTGCTGATAAACGTAGCAACAAGCAATCATTTATTTAGTCAGTCATAAATGATTCACTGTAGGTCACCAAACTGTCAGCTGAAGTGAAATTCAGTCTAGATCTTCCCCTGACAGGGAGAGTTTCTCAGGTTTTAGGTCTTCTGAGTAGATTTGTGGTGTTTTCAGCCACCTTAAGCAGCGTGGCAATGCTTTTATCCAGACCCAAATTGCTCGACAACTTACTGGATGTCTTGGCACGATTGATGGTGAGTTAAACACCACCAAAAGGACGGAGTTTTCACTCATCCACTGGATGGACATTTTGTGCAGATGTTTGtagtctccagaggatgaatcctactgattTTGTTTCAGTTACCTCCCCTCCACTGCTGTTAAACCTGCTCCACCACTACTCTACAACACGGTACGCACATTTCTCAGGCCATAGTTAATAGAAGGCACTTTGTAAACGTGAAGTGAAACTGAGAAATGAAAATCATTCGCGTTTATAGTGGAAGGtcaagcagaagcagaagcagcacaTCGAGGCTCGAAATGACAAGAACTGTGTCCAGCTGAGTCAGAGGTCCAAACATTGTTTCATTACTTATTCCTCCACTCGTGTCGAGGGAaagtggctgggaaatgaagccaacacagatctgctaaaaactgtaattccttaaacatccacttgaggctggctccaatAGACGGAATTAGttgagtgtcatctgcatagcggTGTTAGGAAAAGCTTTGTCAGTGAATAACGGAGCCAGGTGACTTGGTGTAAAGAGAAAGGGACTGAGAACAGAACCTTGAGGAACCCCAACAGTGAGGCTACAAGGTTCACCCAGGTGCCgacacctttttttattttttttgggcttcagaaacctacgaatgacgtcactcatgctctgtctattctttatactctCCATGGTCGAGAGTTTTAAGTCAACTTTTTCAACCAAGATCCTTGTGACTCCTTAGatttttcatctagtgccaccAACTTTACTCTTACCCTGTCAAACAGCTCAGCTGGTACCTAACAGGCTGGGTTTCAGACATTTATGGTTTCCTGAAGTCTTCACTGATTCCTTGACCTACGCCTCCCTGAGGCCGACATGAAATTTGTTTAGATTTGAACTACCTGGATTAATGAGCTCCAGTAATTTGATGTCTCCAACACAATCGACTTTTATACCTGATGCATTTAGAGCTGTGCATGTGGTCATTTTGTAGCTGCCTGGCATTATTTGCATGCGATTTAGTCAAAGTAACACAGTGGATGAACGAGTGCCGTTCTGCTTCTAGATGCCGCAGGACTTTATAGAACTGAAGGAGAAACAATTCAGACTGATTTACAGTCTTACTGTCCCTGCTTTCAGCACATTAAACAGTATTTTTAGGCTGATTTTCAGTGCATCTATAGGTTGGATGGTAATTAATTGAATCACTTTATTTCAGCCTAATGGTGGCACTAGAAGAAAGGTCAGTGGGTTCCCTTAACGAGGGAAGTTTTAACCTGAAGATGTGGCAGCAAAATCGTCATTTAAATGGTCAACTGTTGACCCTGCTGTTAGCAGAGATTAAAACCAGAGTTTGGACTCTAGTTTACATGTCGGTAAGACCAAACCCACCTGACACTGTTCACAGGAGACGGCTCTAGTTTCCAGGCTGTGTCGCAGAGGGACTGAGCGTGGGCAGAAGCAGCAAACACAGGAAGACACGGTGCCACCCCCCAACCTCAAACCAACTCAGTTTATGCACAACAAAGTCTCTCCCAACAAATCTTTTTGCTGTCTCATCATTGTCGTAGTTTCAGTGCAGTTTTCTCTGCGGCACTGGTGGAGGGGGTgaagggtggagggtggagggtgggtgCAGAGTCAGCACGGCTGTAAAGGGAAGACCAACCAGGAAGAATCTGGCAGCAAGAGGAAGCGTCGGGGTATGTGAGGGTATGTGTAGTACTAGTTCCTCTCTGGAATCTCAAACAGTGACAGATAACACAAAGGTTCACCTCTCTGTGAGTCCTATCAGTATGTAGTAGCATCGATAGGACGCGTGACAGTGGCTGCTCCCGTTCATAGTGTTAACATGTGGCCTGTCTGACCTGTGAACATTGCCGCTGACGTCCTGCCAGGAAAGTCTTTATCAGCTGTTTCAACAGGTACATAAAGATAACGCAGATTGTACTGTTAAAAAATCAACTGGGCACTGAAGAGAAACTCCACTTCAATTAACTTGTCACCACCGTGAGAACCATTTCAGAATTtacctttttaatttaaaagtgcGTAAAGTGAATGTTGTGTTTAGCATGTTGTTAACTCATTAAGGACATTATTTCCAGATGAGTGCAGGGTCAGGGTTCAGGGACTGTTCTGTCGAAGTCTTAGAGAAGTTTTTGCCCTGCAGCTGATGGTGTACAGAGCGTCAGTCACACATAGGCAGGAACATCTGGAAGACAATGAGCAATCTGTTCATGTTATTGTTACATGATGACACCATACAAGGCAGCCTGagaagactgtctgtctgaaaatgGTAAAATCACACCTGGAGCTGACCGTGTGTGAAATAAACTTCATCTGACTCCATTTACGTCATGTACCAACATGTCACTTCATGAGCGGCCTACATTGCTCAACCCTTCTTTACGCCTTCTTGAacaaattcaaatcaaaaaaTCTAAGACAGCCTTGACTCGGCATGTCcagatgaaactttaaaacaacGGTTACTTTTAGTAAAACGAAAGTCATCATGTAGAAGAGTCTTGAGCTCTGTGGGGTCCAAATTTAACCTTCCCACACCCTATAGCAGTTTTACAAATAAGTTCAATGCAAATAACTTTAACAGACAAATCtgagaaaagtttttttaacatggataaatacatttttaaaaaggtaataaaattaattttcattgaTGCAGCGTGTCCAGTAGCTCAGATTCAGTGTAGTCCAGGAAGGGTCAAAACTTTGTCAACAAAaccacaagacaaaaacccaagTTTATCTCATTTTAACCCTAAATTATCACTGGGACTCTGCAGGTTTTCACAGTTTAGACGAATTATCTTGCGTACTAATAACATTATAAAGGTTACGACTGTGTAATAAGCTCCTAAGAGGACAGTCCTCTCCTGACAGAGTGAATCAAAGGCTCGGGTTCTCATCTGCCCCAAAAGATTTCCAGTAATTAGATCATTCACCACAACGCTTTTCTCAGTGGTGTTAATTGAaaggaaaataatgaaatgaaacctcTCGGGTTGCTACCTCTTTTGGTTTTGCTGTTTTTCgaacatgtgtctgtgtcattgCGGGAAAATAAAAGACCTCAGTTGTGGCCTGGGACACCATTAAGCCATTTGTAGATAGGTAGAGATGTGCAGCTGTGGTTACTTTAATTATAGCACGACTGTCTTAGAAGAGAATACGTGAAGTGTCGAATCGGACGAAATCATGATTATTTTGGAGATTCTGGTCTTCACAATTAGTAAGAAAGGGTCAGTATTACTTTGTCAGTATTCAAGTTTGTAGAATTTAGTTTTGAAGTTTTGTTACCAGCACTACCAAAGAAAGACTAAAGGGGTCAGAGTTTCCGAGATGTAGTAGTAGTTTGTCGCTGTTGTGTTAATCGCTGTGTTGACGAGGAGACAAAATGCTTTCATGAagcaaataaagaaatctgTGTCATTTTTGTTATGTAGAATTAGTGGTAGACATCAGCTCATAGAGCGATTCAAGAAATTACAAGAAAATGTCCATATCATAACTACTTCAGAGGATTAATTTAACATGCCATATATTAAcctcagtttgtctttgttcagtAGAAAGTAGACATGCAGGACGTTActgtaaaatataatgtatCTAAACTGTTATGTAACTGGATTTTTCCCCCTTTAGAATTGGTTCCATGTGACTCTTTATACATCAAGCTGTCTGCAAGTGACATTACATCATAACGTTACATGTTGGTCTTTGAGCAGCAACAGAGTGATGTTCTTCATTTGAATAGGATTTAGAGGCCAGTAGAGGTACGAGTACGTCTTAgcgcgtgtttgtgtgtgtgtatcggcTCAGAAGTGGACCACCATGAAGAATGACTGGAGCGATGACTGGGAGGTCTGTGTTACAAATGCAAGGCTCACAAAAGATTTGACTCATTTTAAGTCTGTTGACCTGAATATTTCCtcgttatacacacacacacacacacacacacacacacacacacacacacacacacacgtacattcCTGTTCAGGCAACAATGTGAGGTCCAGATAAATGTACATACTTAGTGAGGACCACCCTTTCTGCTGTACTTGGAGACAaattaatgtcacttttttcaGCACTATGTTGCTCCCTGACTCCCTTTCCACTTCAGCttctttacaaacacaaaagaaaaatattttttaagcaCCCTTCAATGGGGGCACTGTTGAGTTCTTATCAGATAATTTAGCTATGCAGCCATCTTTACTGCCATCTTATGTGGACAAATTAAACGTGTAAAGTAATTAAACTGTAAAGAAATTAAACTTGATCTCTACAGataaattatataaacagtaaaatagaaataaatttTCTATGGAAACTAGAACTACTAAAAGTAACTGTACAATTtttaaattaggctgtagacaATGAATGTCCAGGAAGTATTTTTACTGTAGCATTACTGCTTTACCAAAAGTGAATCAAACAACTCTAACCCTAAATAACAGTATCATGCAACTTCCAACAAAGctgcaacaaataaatatttcctcattgcgcgcgcgcacacacacacacacacacacacacacacacacacacacacacacaccacttcaCAAAACCTAACCCACAAAGCCGAATCTTGTATTCATCTGCAACACTTCTTTTCTCACTCGTGTGAGTTTTCAGACACTTACGACAACAGGACTTTGCACATTGTTACAAAAACCTCTGAGCACAAAGATTAACATACTTCATGTATCGTAGTGTTGCTCAATACTggacctgctgtgtgtgcagagctgtgtTTGAAATGGGGCTGCTgcactgttttgattttaattttttctgtatgaactgaatctgctgtgatcatttctttcttattgATCAAAGATGTTTTGTCTAAAGTTGcaaaataatggaaaaaaacaggagcTCATTTCAGATGACAGACGAagagagatgtttgtgtgtcagccTCTGGTGGGACGGGGaattttctgtcttcctccagGGTGTGATGTGAAATGATACTTTAAAATATCAACTGCAGCCACCTTCGCTCTCTAACAcagcctcctctgtctctcctctctcagatGACGCCCGTCTGTTTGGCTTCGTCCGGATCACAACGGGTGACGCCATGAGCAAACGAGCCAAGTTCACTCTCATCACCTGGATCGGCGAGAACATCAGCGGGCTGCAGCGTGCCAAGATCAGCACCGACAAGGCGATGGTCAAAGAGATCGTGCAGGTCAGAGACTGTGGTGGTGTCACATGTGGAGAGAGCAGCAATTAAAATAATGACTGTCATCATGAGAGTAAAATAGAGAGAAGCTGTAATGGTCCCTTTGGGGAAACTGGGTGGTTACAGAGGCAATATGGCAACAGGATGATGATGGATACAGTTTACAgctacaaaacaacaaaccattTTACCCCCAGATGATATGAGAGTGACACATAGTGACGGGAAAAATAAGCAACAGAACATACAGAGTCACATCACATGAAAGAAACAGGCGTCGCTATGACCCAGAGATACAAAATGCGTCAGAATTCgaaatgttttctcatttacAAAAGTTAAAGCGGCAATTAATGGAATAAATCATGTTGGGGAGTGACATGATGATTCATGCTTCCTCAGCAGGAGACCAGAAGAAAGCCAAAGGGAGAGTAAACATTGGACTTTATTGGGTAGAATCAACGGGATGCGTAAACAAAATAGAAACTCTTACTTACTCATACATCAGTAACACagactaaaacctggatgtagaCTCTATGACGACCCCTACAACCTTTTAGCCTCACTGTTGGTGTTCCTCAGGGTTCCGTTCTGGgtcccctcctcttttctctttacaCCATGACACTCGACTCTGTTATTCACTGGCGTAGCTTTTCCTAACACagctatgcagatgacattcagctttttctctcttaatcctgcataactcCTGcatagctacagagaccaaaactgttttttgtaccaggctgtaaacatgtttatttctgctgtgaagttggacatttggacatggggacttatggagactgactcacttctggagccagcctcaagtggacgttagaggaactgcagttttttccacttttccacACGCTGTactggctttacttcacagccacggatgGTAACTGTTGGTACCATCACAGGTGTCTGGAGCTACACAAtagcttttcagaaacctgcggttacgtcacagagactacgtcaaggttttagacagtctatgACCAAAGATCCAAAACTGGCTAAGCCCGCTCAACGTTTATTTAGGATTTACATCCATAAATATCATGTTAGAAGTTCTGGATGAAATACAATGTCCTCAGGTAATTACTTATTCAATTCACTGAAAATTACAtcagaggtttgtttttatACGACAGCTGAAAAGTGTTGTTGTGAACATTTTTGGTTCAACACGATATttatcctctgtgtgtttgacttgtATCTGCAGAATTTTGCCAAGGAGTTCATGTTTAGCGACCCGAGGGAACTGGACGAAGACAACATCCGTATGGAGCTGAAGAAGGCGGGTGGAGCCAATTACGACGCTCAGGCCGAGTAGAGAAGCACAGATGTCCACGGGAagggtttgggggggggggggttaagtAATGGGGTTGGGTCTAGTCTGGGTTGGGTTGGAATAGGTGGGTGGTGGGGAGTATTGGGGCAGGGCTGCTACCTCTGTTGGGAGAGCGAGGCGGGACGGAGAGGGCGCTCGATGAAAGGGAAATGCAtgcaacgcacacacacaaacacattttccttcAAAGTGAGTTCCGGCAAAAAGAATTTGCTCATTTGCAAGACAAACAAATTCGGGGTGCCCCAGGAGCAGCTCGTAGGAAAAGTAGAAGTGTTTCAAGTACTAACcaaacactgtttatactgcGGCTCATTGGAATACAGtgtcttgttttctttagcTTCTCTAGCTGTCAGATCCTGATAGTGCAGATGCTGCTGGTGCACCTCTGAATCCATAACATCTGCATGAGGTCGCTTATATACTCGATTTTAACAAAGCCTGGGTGAGCTGCATCGGATTGTCTCTGGAAGATTAAAAACGTGAATCCACATCTGGGAGATCTTCTCTGAGACTTCAGACTCGTGGTGACACTCGTGGACGTTTCTCTATCGttgaaggaatagtttgatattttgtatCTTTCAAGCTCACTACTTACCATtttatgtcttgtttgtttagtcACAAAAGTCCAGGAATAGTCGATGGTgatatttcacacttttttgtcaCCAATCAAACCAGATTTAACGTGTTATTTAATGAGCTTTAGATATGTTAGCACGTATATTCGTTTACTTTTTTTCAGTCTAGCAGTTCTGAAAAATCTCAAACTACTCCTTTAAAGGTTGATCCAGGGCAACACGAAGTGTCTGCACACGCCGCCGTGTTCACAGCGACGACGTGTTGTTAAAATGAAGCGTATAAGCGCTCTTAAAGATCACAGAATGCCTTCTCTCCTCTCCGACCCTCTGGCCTCTCCCCAAGTCAGCTCATGGTTGGTTATCTACTGTGTTGTGCATCGTCATCTCGCGCTCATCCTCATCTCAGCTGGGCTACAGTTCAGCAACCGTTTGCTAGGAATCATTTCATGTAATGAGGAcgtgagaaaacaaagaaaaactgaaggGTTTCACTTCAAAATCTCGTATTGTGATCGTcatggatcatattttaagaATGAGTTTTCTCTTGCACTCTGGCAGGCATTGTTGGACACCAGAGCGTGCTCTTAGTCATGATACACTGTACCCTCCGGGAGGAAAAGATCTCCATTTTCTAACAATATCCTTGGTGATGGTTTTTTGCTTGAGTCATAGGGCTAAGTACACATTAAGCCACCTCTTCATCTGCAGCCAGACAGCTGTGTTTGGATTGCAAAGTCAACCATTACGTCTTGTGCTGACTGGACTGTAATTCAGCCTCCTGTCTTCAAAGTCACTCGTTTTGTGCCGTGAATGTCTTTCAGCGCTCGTCCAAATGTCTTTTTGGACCTTGTTTCACTGTACTTTTTAGTCAGTTTCTGTTGGATGTAATTGATGTTAGCAGTTTCCCAGAGCTCGGACAGTACACGGTAAAGCATGCctgtacatattatattatagaaaCAACTAATATATTGATCTCAGCCACCTGCAGTAAAGACTGAATGTTTCCACAAAGGATTTTGTGAATGGAGATCTTTTCTTCTGGTGTTTCATCTCACAATCGAACCCTTAAAGGAATCCATGCATACTATAACCTTCTGTGTTTGACTGCCTTAGTCTcccagggagagagaggcatcATGGGAGCTTGTGGACACTACACTGTGATTGGCTATCCTCCTTACACATGGGCGGGGCTTTGATTGGCACGTGGCCCATCACAACGTGGGTTTAACGGGGCTTAATCATCTCGACccaggatggaggaggaggagccatTTCTCGGTTGTAGCATCTGTTTATTTGGTttcatccctcctccccctcccccctgcaaaaaaaaaaattggattagtttttttgtttttgagatgaattttattttctctaatCCTTTtacctttgttttgtttttatttgaataaaagaGCGTTGTTATCTTGAACATTGGCAGAAGAgattttccaaaaaacaaaatgatgcaaaaaaaaaagaagaagaaactgagtGGGCACAAGACgagtcatttcaaaataaaaattgatGTTTTTTCCAAAATCTGCTTCTCAaagtgtctttttgtctctctgaagTTCAAAAGATTACAAATACTTAATGTAATGTCTATTATCCGTTatgtttttttagctttaacatttcatctgtctttttgtgtcaAATGTCTAATTTGTTGGaaataatctgaataaaaaccCATCGTGGAGTCGTAATGAAATGAAGTCAAAGTCAGAATAAAGAGATCAGTCTTGAGTAATTAGAAACGTTTGTGGACTTCAGGTCTGCACAGCAACCGTCTCTGAGAGCTTAGGGGACCCCCGAGCGTTTCCATGGTCACGGCTGTAACCGTCATGCTTAGCCAGTCAGGGAGGAGGACGAAATGCTCTGTAGTGTTCTCAATTAGGTCCTCAGTATCTGTCCTCGTCTCTCTGTTGTAGTTTTAAAGAACAGGTTGCAGGTTGGAGAACCAATCGGTGTGcagaaacaaagcaacaaagacGTTCTGAAAGTTTTtcttgcagttttatttttcagtgtttgttaatTATAAAAACCATGGGACTGTTCCCTGTCAAAGATTGTTTATGAGGACAAAGAAGCATCACTCTGTAACTCCACTGCACGACCTCGTCGCTTCATCTTGATAGTCACGTTCTTCCAGTTAAACTTGATTCACAGCAAATCACTAGTTTAAGCTTTTAACTCAGATGACTTTCTAGTTGTGAATAAAGATCTTCAGTAAATAGTTTGTGAGAAATAAGGTGGACTGAATTTAGAATGTTTCAGCTACATAAGGACTCAGATATCAACGGACTGCCCAGCTCTCACTGTAAAGGCCAGATGTTGTTTTCTCGAGGGGCAAAAGGTCGATAGGCACGTTAATAAGAGATAAGAGAGACTTTATTGGCATCCTGTAACGAGTGCAGTGCAGCACACAGAGGAACGAATGATGCAATGTTCAGTGGAAGTGAAGCAAACATTCAAGATGCCATGTAAGGtgcaacaagaagaaaacaggaaacaagttATAAACACAGATATTAATAGAAGTGAGTGTAAAACAGCAGTAAAAGCTGTGTGCAAGTACTCGAGTAAAGAAGTCATCAGTGGTGTGCAGGCTCCACTTCGTTTTTCATATGCACAGAGTACTTTCAGGTTCCTTTTAAAACTATGTTTGTGTCTTAATTTGACAGTTTATTAACTTTGTGAGccatttattactttatatttaaGATACTGTACACGTGAGTGTGTAGCAGAAAGTAGCATGTCCAATCACCAGGAAATTAGCATCAAACAcggatgttttattttagcagTGTGAGATATGATCTTCATTTTACAACTGTTTACACTGAAGGCTCTTCAATtttatcagatttatttattataaagaaAAATCAGAAACTGAGACTTATTAAACATATTGTGACTCTTTTGCAGAGTTCTTGATTATTCTCTcttaatgacacaaaaaaagaggaaccTTTAGTTTTACTTCTGCAAAAATGTGCACAATGTGTCAGATTGCAAAGATATTAAAATCCACCAACTTTGTTTGagtcatgtcattttaattcataAGATTTGTCTCTGAGGAGGGCACACGCAGCATTGTGCAACATAAAGTATTGTAATATGCCGTTTATTGCAACATACTTAACAATGTGGGTTCAACACAGAACTAGTCTGAGCAGGTCTGAGCTCTGTTGCTGTGGCCTGTCTGTTACTGCATCACcctgccacctgctggtccaCCAACAGCCCAACACACGCACGcctgttcaaatattttaacGGGctattaaagtttttattttttaagataaGCTCATCAAATCTGgaaaatcaaaactgaataATAATTTCTATctccatatttttatatttatgtgtttcagTGATAGTTACAAATATGCTTCCATGTTTTCAGTCTGTAGTTTAAGgtcattcacacacagtttttccaGGAGAGCCTGGTATTCAATGGAGGTCaggatatttaaatatttatctatAACACCTTTCAGATAAAGCAGTTTTactacacacattcacacaaacaccgATGGCAGAGGCTGCATCAAGAGCAA contains the following coding sequences:
- the cotl1 gene encoding coactosin-like protein, whose product is MATQIDKEACREAYNQVRDDNTDANWAAFKYEGSRIVPAGQGADYEDFKSMCTDDARLFGFVRITTGDAMSKRAKFTLITWIGENISGLQRAKISTDKAMVKEIVQNFAKEFMFSDPRELDEDNIRMELKKAGGANYDAQAE